The proteins below are encoded in one region of Cetobacterium somerae ATCC BAA-474:
- a CDS encoding response regulator transcription factor, with protein MKKVLIVEDEKSLATVISDSLKNEGFETVITHRGDEAIDCFYKEKPDLILLDINLPGMNGWEICKKLKALSQVPIIMVTARDSEFDEIKGLELGADDYITKPFTPKLLIIKLKKLFKLSNDTFFKIGDITFDFNTFKLDTPEESNILPRREAQLLEFFLRNQNIIFSRETLLNEVWGFEFFGDERAVDTIVKRLRKKLGSCDNYIKSVRGVGYVFKTD; from the coding sequence ATGAAGAAAGTTCTTATTGTTGAAGATGAAAAATCTCTTGCTACAGTTATTTCAGATTCTTTAAAAAATGAGGGATTTGAAACTGTTATAACTCATAGAGGTGATGAAGCAATTGATTGTTTTTATAAAGAAAAACCTGATCTTATATTATTAGATATAAATCTTCCTGGTATGAACGGATGGGAGATTTGTAAAAAGTTGAAGGCATTATCTCAAGTACCTATAATTATGGTTACTGCTAGAGATAGTGAATTTGATGAAATTAAAGGACTTGAATTAGGAGCTGATGACTATATAACAAAGCCATTTACTCCTAAGCTTCTCATTATTAAGTTAAAAAAATTATTTAAACTTAGTAATGACACATTTTTTAAAATTGGAGATATCACTTTTGATTTCAATACATTTAAGCTTGATACTCCTGAAGAAAGTAATATTCTTCCTCGAAGAGAGGCGCAACTTTTAGAATTTTTTTTAAGAAATCAAAATATAATTTTTTCTCGTGAAACTTTACTTAATGAAGTTTGGGGATTTGAATTTTTTGGTGATGAAAGAGCAGTAGATACTATTGTAAAACGGTTAAGAAAAAAACTTGGAAGTTGTGATAATTATATTAAAAGTGTAAGAGGAGTTGGTTATGTCTTTAAAACAGATTAA
- a CDS encoding HAMP domain-containing sensor histidine kinase, whose product MSLKQINFPIKLNFFKKLFLLTIGIVFLTIITSFIFNSFFLDKFYIYRKKQSIIEIRNNIIKLIDDRDKLENYIYFAEDNFGVKIDLNFMQNNRSHMNNNKKIYNSLKLNESTFKIGEVDGTSGVMFIRYYEKLNNGYMLSIRSSMAVIAKHIHDIFIFNLFTAFFSLFVSGILVSIFSKKINRNIMYLKNSAKKIARLEYPDNIKLSSGDELEELAQSLNEMSKELSFAIENLKLFVSNASHELKTPISVLCLYSQALARDNVPSERKKEYYKTMLEKSLEMRTLTESLLTLSKINSPDYKLTTQQINLENMIKSSLEQFDYIEFEKNINVITNFSNIEVNGDYNLLKIAINNLVQNMLKYAPDESNVEIFLENGTLIFKNIITTEVNKKTTDLFEPFQRGENALDKNTEGSGLGLSLVKKILELHRFNFDLKIENNYFIFKILIKKPD is encoded by the coding sequence ATGTCTTTAAAACAGATTAATTTCCCAATAAAACTGAACTTCTTTAAAAAACTATTCCTATTAACAATAGGGATAGTTTTTTTAACTATAATTACCAGTTTTATTTTCAACTCTTTTTTCTTAGATAAATTTTATATTTATAGGAAAAAACAAAGTATTATTGAAATTAGAAATAACATCATTAAACTAATTGATGATAGAGATAAACTTGAAAATTACATCTATTTTGCAGAGGATAATTTTGGAGTTAAGATTGATTTAAACTTTATGCAGAATAATCGTTCACATATGAATAACAATAAAAAGATTTATAACTCTTTAAAATTAAATGAATCTACATTTAAAATAGGTGAAGTTGATGGTACATCTGGAGTTATGTTCATTCGTTACTATGAAAAGTTAAACAATGGTTATATGTTAAGTATTAGAAGTTCTATGGCTGTTATTGCAAAACATATTCATGATATTTTTATATTTAATCTTTTTACTGCTTTTTTCTCTTTATTTGTAAGTGGTATTCTTGTATCTATATTTTCTAAAAAAATAAATAGAAATATCATGTACTTAAAAAATAGTGCTAAAAAAATTGCGAGATTAGAATATCCTGATAACATAAAATTGTCTAGTGGTGATGAACTTGAAGAACTTGCTCAAAGTTTAAATGAAATGTCTAAAGAACTATCTTTTGCTATTGAAAATCTAAAACTTTTTGTTTCTAATGCATCTCATGAGCTAAAAACACCTATTTCAGTTCTTTGTTTATATTCTCAAGCATTAGCTAGAGATAATGTTCCTAGTGAACGAAAAAAAGAATATTATAAAACTATGCTTGAAAAATCTTTAGAGATGAGAACTTTAACAGAAAGTTTACTAACCCTTTCTAAAATAAATTCTCCTGATTATAAATTAACAACACAACAAATAAATTTAGAAAATATGATTAAAAGTTCATTAGAACAATTTGATTATATTGAATTTGAAAAAAATATTAATGTTATTACTAATTTTTCAAATATAGAAGTAAATGGTGATTATAATTTATTAAAAATTGCTATAAATAATTTAGTTCAAAATATGTTAAAATATGCACCTGACGAATCCAATGTAGAAATATTTTTAGAGAATGGTACTCTTATTTTTAAAAACATTATCACTACTGAAGTCAATAAAAAAACTACTGATTTATTTGAACCTTTCCAAAGAGGAGAAAATGCTTTAGATAAAAATACTGAGGGAAGTGGCCTTGGATTATCTTTAGTTAAAAAAATTCTAGAGCTACATCGATTTAACTTTGATTTAAAAATCGAAAATAATTATTTTATATTTAAAATCTTGATAAAAAAACCCGATTAG
- a CDS encoding F0F1 ATP synthase subunit epsilon: MANSFKLELVTPLSKILSEEVNFVMLRTTEGDMGILPNHSPFVAGLATGEMKVRNNGQEKFYYVSGGFVEISDNVVTILADEAMDVKDIDLEAARKEAQIAKEKLEKIAEDIDIANVQKTLTQALTKVKLAEKML, translated from the coding sequence ATGGCAAACTCTTTTAAGCTAGAGCTAGTAACTCCATTATCAAAGATATTATCTGAAGAGGTAAACTTTGTTATGCTAAGAACAACAGAGGGAGATATGGGTATATTACCTAATCACTCGCCTTTTGTTGCTGGATTAGCTACTGGAGAGATGAAAGTTAGAAATAATGGGCAAGAAAAGTTTTACTATGTTTCAGGTGGATTTGTAGAAATCTCTGATAATGTTGTAACAATTTTAGCAGATGAAGCTATGGATGTTAAAGATATAGATTTAGAAGCTGCGAGAAAAGAAGCTCAAATTGCTAAAGAAAAATTAGAAAAAATAGCTGAGGATATTGATATCGCTAATGTTCAAAAGACATTAACTCAAGCATTAACTAAAGTTAAATTAGCAGAAAAAATGTTATAA